Proteins encoded together in one Lathyrus oleraceus cultivar Zhongwan6 chromosome 5, CAAS_Psat_ZW6_1.0, whole genome shotgun sequence window:
- the LOC127079727 gene encoding altered inheritance of mitochondria protein 3-like, translating to MNYSRCPRHCITQYRNLLDHLRPADFIWRPYLNMDHEHQINPEDAAVWTTCTPIIRFTTVELHNTDRVKLQFGMVQNIPDPPASLGEWHMRKVNDQWNFNPWQQFARSECRKWKHRHDHVLTDAVMPNEVKPSRTYMAWYRSVGFQFIADDMYLYDPRQTTYTQEASTSNPQQHSQPNYSQPPIRQTFRSTNTQTYNQNMPFTQPQNQEHPPYHHQQMDHQPSTEHRFAPTPSPYQSRLTQNTNRPITYRSQEPQTSQYQNIPQPYLFQTPQQPFQPFLDPSLSPMSPFNRPGRPSMSQPHPNFSGMGHELSYAGTPSLNTEDYAELAEYLNGSSPVGGNDAPGPSDEQTPVQNRQRGLGPRVRIARGCGTGGRLGDPGHHH from the exons atgaattacagcagatgtccgagacactgtattactcaatatcgcaacctgttggatcaccttcgaccggcagac ttcatttggcgtccataccttaatatggatcatgagcatcagatcaaccctgaagacgcagccgtatggacaacatgcacaccaataatacggttcacaacagtggagctgcacaacaccgatcgtgtgaagctgcagtttggtatggtccagaatatcccagatcccccagctagcctaggagaatggcatatgcgtaaagtgaacgaccaatggaacttcaacccttggcaacaattcgcaagatcagagtgtcgcaagtggaagcaccgtcatgaccatgtcttaactgacgcagtcatgccaaatgaggtaaaaccaagtcgtacttatatggcttggtatagatcagttggatttcaattcatcgccgatgatatgtacctctacgacccacgccagacaacttacacacaagaagcctcaacatctaacccccaacaacattctcagcccaattactcacaaccacctatccgacaaactttccgttccacaaacacacaaacatacaaccaaaacatgccattcacccaaccccaaaaccaagaacatcccccataccaccaccaacaaatggaccatcaaccttcgaccgaacatcgcttcgcacccacaccatcaccctaccaaagtcgccttacccaaaacactaaccgccccatcacctaccgtagccaagaaccccaaacatcacaataccaaaacatcccacaaccatatctcttccaaacaccccaacaacctttccaacctttcctagacccatcattgtcacccatgtcccccttcaaccgtcctggtcgcccatccatgagtcaaccacaccccaacttctctggcatgggtcatgagctcagctacgccggtacaccatcattgaatactgaagactatgctgagttggctgaatacctcaacggatcttctcctgtaggcggtaatgacgctcctggaccatcagatgaacaaacaccggttcagaatcgtcaacgtgggttagggccaagggttaggatagctaggggatgtgggaccggaggtcggttaggtgatcccggtcatcaccattag